CGTGGCCCACGTCGTCCGTCCTTCTGACTCCGAGGCGGGCCATGCCGCCGGCCCCTCGTCCTCCGGCTCACCCTCGCGGGCCCTGCCCGGCACCACGGCGTCGGAGTCCGGGCCGTCGGACCCGCCCACCGCCTCGGGCGAGGAACAGGCGACCGCCGTCGACGCCCTCCTGGAGCGGAGCGAGTCGGACCGTCAGCAGGTCATCGACGCCGTCAACGCCGTGGAGGCCTGCGTCTCGGACGACTCGGTCGACACCGCCGGACAGGCCCTGGACGACGCCGCCGTCCGCCGCGAGAGCCTGATCACCGACCTCGCCGCGCTCGACGTGGGCGCGCTCCCCTCGGGTTCACTCGCGACGGACAGTCTGCGCACCGGCTGGCAGCACTCGGCGGACGCCGACCGGGCGTTCGCGGAGTGGGCCGACGACGTGCGGGGCTGCTCGCCCGGCGCCGTCCCCCACACCTCCTCGTACGAAAAAGGCGTGCGGAGCAGCGAACTCGCCACCAGCTCCAAGGAAGAGTTCCTCACGCTCTGGAAACCGATCGCCGCCGACCACTGGCTGCCGGATCGCGACACGGCCGAGCTCTGACGTCGCTCCGCTCCCGGCACCGCCCTCCCTGTCCTTCGTCCCGTCGGAAAGCCGGCTCCCATGACCGATCCCCAGGGCCCATCGCCCGCGCCCGTACCGGAACCACGCCGACAGGCACCGCCTCCGCCGTCGGACCCCGGCAGCAAGCTCCGGCAACTGGTCCGCTCCCAGGCCGGGAACCGGCCCGGGGGCGCCACGGACTACCTGCGGGGCGCCGCGCACCTGGACCGCTGGTTCCGGGACGCCGTGATCAAGGAGCTCGCGGAGAACCCGCACCGCCTCCCGCCTCCGTCCTACGGGATGGATCTCGCCGCGGTCCTCAAGGAGTGCTTCATCGCGCGCAGAGAGGTGGCGACGCGTGCGGCGATCCTGCTCGTCCTGCCCCTGCTGATGTTCCCCGTCAGTGCCACCGGAGCGATCATCCCCCTCCTGCTGGTGCTGTTCGTCCGGCTGACGAAAGCGCTCGGCAGCCGACTGAAGGACACGCTGAAAGGGCGTGAACAGCCGGGCAGCGACCCGAGATCCCGCTCCGGGCAGGGCATCGTCACGCTCCTGCTCCTGATCGCCTTCCTCTGGGTCCTGTGGCGCACGGTGGCCCTGTCGGGGGCGGCTCTCTCCGCCCTGATGAACGGCCTCGCAGGCAACGGGACCGGACATCTCATCGCCGCCCTGCTGGTCCTCGCCGGCTGGACCGCCGTCGCCTCCGTGTACCGGTACCGCATGGAACACCGCCTGTACGCCCTCGCCATCGGCCGCAGCGTCGAACAACCCGACCCGCCCGTGGCCGCCGCCCGGCTCGCCGAGATCCGCGCGCAACAGGCCGACCCCGACGTCGTCTACAGCGACTACGCCCCGTTCGTCGGCGCGGGGATCGAGCTGGACCACTGGTCGTTCGCCATCGAGCTCGTACCGGACCTGGACAGGAAGAGCAGCGGCGTCGCCGATCGCCGGGCGGCCTTCAACGTGCCCGAGGTACACGCCCGGATACGCCGCGAGCTGCTCCGGTTCGGCGAGGGCCACAACTATCCGGGCGACCGGCTGCGCGGGCTCCAGGTGGACGACTACGTCATGAAGAGCGGAAAGCGCCTGGGCCCGTCGAAGGACTGGAGCGGAACGGGCGACGGTACGGCTTTCCACAGAACGGCCCCGGACGCCCGGGCGGAGGCTGCCGAAATGCTCGGCACACCGCCGGACGGACCTGCCGGTGAGACGTGGTGGCCGGACAGCCTCGACGTGTTCGCCGAGGAGCGGCTGCGCCACTATCTGACCGTCCGGGTGGGAAGTTGGGGCGACGAGGTGGTGCTCACCGTCTTCAGCCGCGTACAGATGCAGGGCGGACTGCTGTTCCTGGAGTCCCGGGCCTTCCTGCTGCCGCCGATCGCCCGCGCCTACCACCGCATCGACGACATCCTGCCCCCGAGGGACAGCAAGGACTGGACCGACCTGGTCGCCGCGGCGTTCACATCGGCGTTCTCGCAGGTCGCGGACGCCCCGACGGATCTCGCAGCCGCCTCGCGCACGAAGACACTCACCGCTCGCTCCAGGTACTGGTACGACCGCATGCGCAAGACCGACCGCCCGGTCGACCACGGCCCGGCGTACTCGGTCCGCGAGCTGGCCGCAGAGCCCCACTTCCAGCAGCTCTTCCAGGAGATGGACGTCCATCGCTTCCTCAAGAGCATCCAGACCAGGACGGTGACCGCCGTGCGCCTCAGCCTGAGGGACGCGGGCTACCGGACCAGCGAGTACGACGCCCGCACCACCGTCCTCTTCGACCGTTCCGTGCACGTCAACGGGACGCTCCACGGAAACGTCCAGACGGGCGACCACAGCCGGGCGAACCACCAGAACATCACGACGCCACAACCGCAGGTCGGCCCGACGGCCGGCGGCGGTACCACCAGTGGATCCAGCTGAAGGAGTTGACGCCATGACCGGCACACCGGCCGGGCAGGACCGGGGAATCCACGTGAGCGGCCACGGCACGTTCACCGGGAACGCCCAGACGGGCGACCACAGCAGCGCCACGTTCACCAGCGGCGCCGGGGCGGCGGACGCCGAGCAGTCCGCCGAGATCGTACGTCTGCGGGAAGCCGTCGAAGCCCTCCGTGCCCGCATCCGCGATCTGGACCCGGCCGAGCTGTCGGCGGCGGAGGGAACAGCCGCGGAGTCGGCACTCGCCGAGGTGGAGGACGCCCTGCCCGACGAAGGCGAAGCAGGTCAGGGCCGTGTGCGGAACGCGTTCTTCACCGTCGCCGGCGCGCTGGCCTCGGTGGCCTCGCTCTCCGAGTCCGTCAGAGCGCTGCGCGACGCCGCGGCCCCCTGGCTCTGAGGACGAACCGTCAGACCGGGAAGCCGTCCGTGGGCAGGGTGACGTCGAAGGGCGCGGGCAGCTGGAGCGGCTTCCCGAAGGGAACGGGGTCGGAACGCTTGTACGTTCCGTCCTCGTTCGGCTCGGTGAACAGCGTCGCCATCGCCCCACGGGTGTCGAACCTGTCCAGCAGCAGATACATCGGGACCCCGGCCCGCGCGTAGGCGCGGTACTTCTTCGTCCTGTCCTCCCGGGCGTTCCCCTTGGAGGTGATCTCGACGATCAGCAAGGCCTCCGACGCGTCCATCGGGGCACTGGTCTCCGGGTCTGCGGCCTCGATCAATTCTGCCGGCATCACGACGAGGTGCGGGACGTACAACTCGCCGAGATGCGCGGCGTGCACGGCGAGCGTCTGGTAGATCTCCAGTTCCTCCGGCAGATTCGTGTAAAGCCTTCGCTGCACCTTTGCGGCGATGCCGTTGTGGTGCGCATGAGGCGGCGGTACCAAGACGATCTGCCCTTCGTCGATCTCGGCGCGCCAGCCCTCGGGCACGTCCAGTTCCTGCCACGTGCGCAGCAGGTAGTCCCACGGGCGGCCTTCAGAGCCCTGATCGCTTTCGACCATCGCGGCGGTCATCGCAGGTCCCTCCTCCTGTGGCCGTACGCGGGAGCGTAGATCGACTTGTTCTCGGCGGTACGCCGCTCCCCTCAGCGTCCCACGATCGTGTGACGCTCGCAGGGACCTCCCCACAGGTGTCCCCGCGCGCTCGTCGTGCCCGAGGAACCGGCCGCCCTTCCCCACGCATCCCTCTCCCAAGAGGTTGATCTTCGAGGACTGGGCAGCGTCCCCCGGACGACGAGAGGCGGTAGACATGACGAACGGCCAGGCCAGTGGCGGCAACGGGCACCGAACGGCCCCCGGCGAGGTGCGGCAGGCGGAGGAGCCCTACGCGGCGGAACCCGGCATCGCCCGCACCGCACTCGCCGTGATGC
The DNA window shown above is from Streptomyces sp. Alt3 and carries:
- a CDS encoding DUF5955 family protein, whose translation is MTGTPAGQDRGIHVSGHGTFTGNAQTGDHSSATFTSGAGAADAEQSAEIVRLREAVEALRARIRDLDPAELSAAEGTAAESALAEVEDALPDEGEAGQGRVRNAFFTVAGALASVASLSESVRALRDAAAPWL
- a CDS encoding Uma2 family endonuclease encodes the protein MTAAMVESDQGSEGRPWDYLLRTWQELDVPEGWRAEIDEGQIVLVPPPHAHHNGIAAKVQRRLYTNLPEELEIYQTLAVHAAHLGELYVPHLVVMPAELIEAADPETSAPMDASEALLIVEITSKGNAREDRTKKYRAYARAGVPMYLLLDRFDTRGAMATLFTEPNEDGTYKRSDPVPFGKPLQLPAPFDVTLPTDGFPV